One Massilia putida DNA window includes the following coding sequences:
- a CDS encoding electron transfer flavoprotein subunit beta/FixA family protein translates to MKALVAVKRVVDYNVKVRVRSDGGGVDTANVKMSMNPFDEIAVEQAVQLKEAGVLQEVVAVSAGPALCQETLRTALALGADRAILIQEDGELQPLAVAKLLHALARREAPQLVILGKQAIDDDANQVGQMFAALADWGQATFASTLAVDAGRATVTREVDGGLEVVELALPAVVTTDLRLNTPRYVTLPNIMKAKKKPLEVLGAADLNVDVAPRLEVLKVSAPAERKAGIVVADAAVLIDKLKNEAKVI, encoded by the coding sequence ATGAAAGCGTTAGTGGCAGTCAAACGGGTGGTCGACTACAACGTCAAGGTGCGTGTGCGCAGCGACGGCGGTGGCGTCGATACGGCCAATGTGAAGATGTCGATGAATCCGTTCGACGAGATCGCGGTGGAACAGGCCGTGCAGTTGAAGGAGGCTGGCGTGTTGCAGGAGGTCGTGGCCGTATCGGCCGGCCCCGCGCTCTGCCAGGAAACGTTGCGCACCGCGCTGGCACTCGGCGCGGACCGCGCGATCCTGATCCAGGAGGACGGGGAACTGCAGCCGCTGGCGGTCGCCAAGCTGCTGCATGCGCTGGCCCGGCGGGAAGCGCCGCAACTGGTCATTCTCGGCAAGCAGGCGATCGACGACGATGCCAACCAGGTCGGTCAGATGTTCGCCGCGCTGGCGGACTGGGGCCAGGCCACCTTCGCGTCGACCCTGGCGGTCGATGCGGGGCGCGCCACCGTGACGCGCGAGGTCGACGGTGGGCTGGAAGTTGTCGAGCTTGCGCTCCCCGCAGTGGTGACGACGGACCTGCGCCTGAACACGCCGCGTTACGTCACGCTGCCCAACATCATGAAAGCCAAGAAAAAGCCGCTCGAGGTGCTGGGCGCGGCCGACTTGAACGTGGACGTCGCGCCCCGGCTGGAAGTGCTGAAGGTGAGCGCACCCGCCGAGCGCAAGGCCGGCATCGTGGTCGCCGATGCGGCCGTGCTGATCGATAAACTCAAGAACGAAGCGAAGGTGATCTGA
- a CDS encoding electron transfer flavoprotein subunit alpha/FixB family protein, producing MVALVIAEHDNVALKPATLHAVTAARACAAEVHILVAGEDCAGVAAQAAAVDGVTRVLRADAPQLREGLPETLAAQILALARDYSHIVAPATSGGKSTLPRVAARLDVAQVSEVTAVLAPDTFERPIYAGNALAAVRSRDPIKVLTVRTTGFAAAATGGATADIVALPAVADAGKSRLLSRTLSASDRPELAAAKIVVSGGRGLGNGDNFRTVLEPLADRLGAALGASRAAVDAGFVPNDLQVGQTGKVVAPQLYIAVGISGAIQHLAGMKDSRVIVAINKDPEAPIFQVADYGLVGDLFDQVPQLVSLLGGEAHAG from the coding sequence ATGGTCGCATTAGTCATTGCAGAACATGATAACGTGGCGTTGAAGCCGGCCACGCTGCACGCGGTGACGGCCGCGCGCGCGTGCGCGGCCGAGGTGCACATCCTGGTGGCGGGGGAGGATTGCGCCGGTGTCGCCGCGCAGGCGGCGGCCGTGGACGGTGTGACGCGCGTCCTGCGCGCGGACGCGCCGCAATTGCGCGAAGGCCTGCCCGAGACGCTGGCGGCGCAAATCCTCGCGCTGGCGCGCGACTACAGCCATATCGTGGCGCCCGCCACCTCGGGAGGCAAGAGCACGCTGCCGCGCGTGGCGGCCAGGCTGGATGTGGCGCAAGTATCCGAAGTGACCGCCGTGCTCGCGCCCGACACGTTCGAGCGGCCCATCTACGCGGGGAATGCGCTGGCCGCGGTGCGCAGCCGCGATCCGATCAAGGTGCTGACCGTGCGCACGACCGGCTTCGCTGCGGCCGCGACGGGCGGCGCGACGGCGGACATCGTCGCGCTGCCCGCCGTCGCGGACGCCGGCAAATCGCGTCTGCTGTCGCGCACGCTGTCGGCCTCGGACCGCCCGGAACTGGCAGCGGCGAAGATCGTCGTGTCGGGCGGCCGTGGCCTGGGCAACGGGGACAACTTCCGTACGGTGCTCGAACCGCTGGCGGACCGGCTGGGCGCCGCGCTCGGCGCGTCGCGGGCGGCCGTGGATGCGGGATTCGTGCCGAACGATCTCCAGGTGGGCCAGACCGGCAAGGTCGTGGCGCCCCAGCTGTATATCGCGGTGGGCATTTCGGGCGCGATCCAGCACCTGGCGGGCATGAAGGATTCGCGCGTGATCGTGGCGATCAACAAGGATCCGGAGGCGCCGATTTTCCAGGTCGCCGACTACGGCCTCGTGGGTGACCTGTTCGACCAGGTGCCGCAGCTCGTCAGCCTGCTGGGAGGCGAGGCCCATGCGGGATGA
- a CDS encoding acyl-CoA thioesterase has protein sequence MMTPQRQEARPRWAGLDVAELLALAAGDGVSMSRFNEDNRNGRVFGGQLLGQCLLAAQASVPPGRPPTVLQALFAHGARADEPISYRVDPLQDGKRFSGRRVEATQGGRIAVSAHVTFQEPAGGISHELPPHRPVPPPEQLLSMDNLQAGGALGLDGFDWSWFQKPCLELRVVDPASHLPVRNAEPLVSYWLRLRKALPDNASLHAAALAYLSDYWINTAAITHHVPASQVVASMYVASLNHTLWLHRPCRADDWLLFSTESPSTQGERDLTKARIYDRHGMLVASAAQECLFAPRNSS, from the coding sequence ATGATGACGCCGCAACGGCAGGAAGCGCGCCCGCGCTGGGCCGGGCTGGACGTCGCCGAACTGCTGGCCCTGGCGGCCGGCGACGGCGTGTCCATGAGCCGGTTTAACGAGGACAACCGCAACGGCCGCGTGTTCGGCGGCCAGTTGCTTGGCCAATGCCTGCTTGCCGCGCAGGCATCGGTGCCGCCAGGCCGGCCGCCGACGGTGCTGCAGGCCTTGTTCGCGCACGGCGCGCGGGCCGACGAACCGATCTCCTACCGCGTCGATCCGCTTCAGGACGGCAAGCGGTTCTCGGGCCGGCGCGTGGAGGCCACGCAGGGCGGACGTATCGCCGTCAGCGCCCACGTGACCTTCCAGGAACCCGCCGGCGGCATTTCTCATGAACTGCCGCCACACCGCCCCGTGCCCCCTCCCGAACAATTGCTGTCGATGGATAATCTGCAGGCGGGCGGCGCGCTGGGGCTGGATGGTTTCGACTGGAGCTGGTTCCAGAAGCCATGCCTCGAGCTGCGTGTCGTCGATCCGGCCTCGCACCTGCCGGTACGCAACGCCGAACCGCTGGTCTCTTACTGGCTGCGCTTGCGCAAGGCATTGCCGGACAATGCGTCGCTGCACGCCGCGGCATTGGCCTACCTGAGCGATTACTGGATCAATACCGCCGCCATCACCCATCACGTCCCGGCCAGCCAGGTCGTCGCCAGCATGTATGTGGCAAGCCTCAACCATACGCTCTGGCTGCATCGCCCCTGCCGCGCCGACGACTGGCTGCTGTTCTCGACCGAGAGCCCCAGTACGCAAGGGGAGCGGGACCTGACCAAGGCCCGCATCTATGACCGCCACGGCATGCTGGTCGCGTCCGCGGCTCAGGAATGCCTGTTTGCACCACGTAACTCATCTTGA
- a CDS encoding glutathione peroxidase, translating into MTIYDIPFSTLTGAPATLAAYKGKVLLLVNVASRCGLTPQYEALEKLYESRREEGLVVIGFPSNDFGGQEPGTSEEIARFCTATFGVQFPMADKMPVTGPHQHPLYAHLTTAQPVALEHNPGAFEEKLAGYGHHRSRPQDVLWNFEKFLIARDGAVVARFNPDVRPDDALVVEAITRELDKR; encoded by the coding sequence ATGACGATTTATGACATTCCGTTTTCCACGTTGACGGGCGCGCCCGCCACGCTCGCCGCCTACAAGGGCAAGGTACTGTTGCTCGTCAACGTTGCCTCCCGCTGCGGACTCACGCCGCAATACGAGGCCCTCGAAAAGCTGTACGAATCCCGGCGCGAAGAAGGACTGGTCGTGATCGGTTTCCCGTCGAACGATTTCGGCGGCCAGGAGCCGGGCACCAGCGAGGAGATCGCACGATTTTGTACCGCCACCTTCGGCGTGCAATTTCCGATGGCGGACAAGATGCCGGTCACAGGGCCGCACCAGCATCCCTTGTACGCCCACCTGACGACGGCACAGCCGGTGGCGCTCGAACATAACCCTGGGGCCTTCGAGGAAAAACTTGCGGGTTATGGTCACCACCGGTCCCGGCCGCAGGATGTGCTGTGGAACTTCGAGAAGTTCCTCATCGCGCGCGACGGGGCGGTGGTGGCCCGTTTCAATCCGGATGTGAGGCCGGACGATGCTCTCGTCGTTGAGGCGATCACGCGGGAACTGGATAAACGGTGA
- a CDS encoding oxidoreductase: MQDRPYPNLFQPGRIGNLVVRNRTVMAPMSTNLSGPGGAVSPEQIAFYRARAEGGVGMIVVEFCCVEPATGRSEHRQLILDSVAKLDGHQRLVAAIKKAGAAACLQLQHGGQGAVRALLSDGMAVAPSDVPSRRDPSRLSARALTHDEIEHLVECFGRTAELAVQAGYDALELHGAHGYLLTSFLSPMSNRRTDAWGGDEERRLQFARRVIARVKRALGSRPLIYRLSADEFSPFGLNIDDMVRIAPKLQAAGADALHVSIGTGWTGLDKVIEPMSTPEGWRLPYARRLRAAVTIPVIGVGQIRWPEMADRAVADGDADFIALGRTLLADPAWPAKAMRGDPAAIRPCTSCNFCVTMHGAENGTIGCAENPRTGRELDPLPDAGALRGRRAVVVGGGPGGIAAALMLDQAGFATELYEARDELGGGLIASAAPPFKEKLLWYLTYLERRLRDSGVKVVLGTRAGPALVAAGHPAIVVIAAGGRATPMPIEGGDLPVVHNAYDVLMGDLSMLPASAGMPVIVYGGGETGCETAEFLCERGHEVVLVSRSPAGQLARSAEPMYRTVLRQRLACNPRLRIVDRASIVAIADAGGGADVTLRAEDGTASALRASLVLIAQGRTPDTSMTAQLIADGIPVVAIGDALRGGRIGDAVNHAYDAIVALCASAAPSRQLAC, from the coding sequence ATGCAAGATCGGCCTTACCCCAACCTGTTCCAGCCTGGACGCATCGGAAATCTCGTCGTGCGCAACCGTACCGTCATGGCCCCGATGTCGACCAACCTGAGCGGGCCCGGCGGCGCGGTCAGTCCGGAACAGATCGCGTTCTATCGTGCCCGGGCCGAGGGTGGCGTCGGCATGATCGTCGTCGAATTCTGCTGCGTCGAGCCGGCCACGGGGCGTTCCGAGCACCGCCAGCTGATCCTGGATAGCGTTGCGAAACTCGATGGTCATCAGCGGCTCGTGGCAGCCATCAAGAAAGCGGGAGCGGCCGCGTGCCTGCAGTTGCAGCACGGCGGCCAGGGCGCCGTGCGCGCGCTGCTGTCCGATGGGATGGCGGTCGCGCCCAGCGATGTCCCCTCGCGCAGGGATCCGTCCCGGCTGAGCGCGCGCGCGCTCACGCACGACGAGATCGAGCACCTGGTCGAATGCTTCGGCCGCACGGCCGAACTGGCCGTGCAGGCCGGCTACGATGCACTGGAGTTGCACGGTGCGCATGGCTACCTTCTGACATCGTTCCTGTCGCCGATGAGCAACCGGCGCACCGATGCCTGGGGTGGCGACGAGGAGCGGCGTCTCCAGTTCGCGCGGCGCGTGATCGCGCGCGTCAAGCGCGCGTTGGGGAGCAGGCCCCTGATCTACCGGCTGTCGGCCGACGAATTCAGTCCCTTCGGCTTGAACATCGACGACATGGTACGCATCGCGCCCAAACTCCAGGCGGCCGGGGCCGACGCGCTGCATGTGTCGATCGGTACCGGCTGGACCGGACTGGACAAGGTGATCGAGCCGATGTCGACACCGGAAGGCTGGCGCCTGCCCTACGCGCGCCGGTTGCGCGCTGCGGTCACCATCCCGGTGATCGGCGTCGGCCAGATCCGCTGGCCCGAGATGGCCGACCGCGCGGTGGCCGATGGCGATGCCGATTTCATCGCGCTGGGCCGGACGCTGCTCGCGGATCCGGCGTGGCCAGCCAAGGCGATGCGCGGCGATCCCGCCGCCATCCGTCCCTGCACGTCCTGTAATTTCTGCGTGACGATGCATGGCGCCGAGAACGGCACGATCGGATGCGCCGAAAACCCGCGTACGGGCCGCGAACTGGACCCGCTGCCGGACGCCGGTGCGCTGCGCGGCCGGCGCGCCGTGGTCGTCGGCGGCGGCCCGGGCGGCATCGCGGCCGCGCTGATGCTGGACCAGGCGGGATTCGCTACCGAGCTATACGAAGCCAGGGACGAGCTGGGCGGCGGCCTGATCGCGTCGGCGGCGCCCCCCTTCAAGGAAAAGTTGCTGTGGTACCTGACCTACCTCGAACGGCGGCTGCGCGACAGCGGCGTCAAGGTCGTGCTGGGCACGCGCGCCGGCCCGGCGCTGGTCGCCGCCGGGCATCCCGCCATCGTCGTGATCGCGGCAGGCGGCCGGGCCACGCCCATGCCGATCGAGGGTGGCGACCTGCCTGTCGTGCACAACGCGTACGACGTGCTGATGGGCGACCTGTCGATGCTGCCGGCGTCGGCCGGCATGCCCGTGATCGTGTATGGCGGCGGCGAGACCGGCTGCGAGACGGCCGAATTCCTTTGCGAGCGGGGCCATGAGGTGGTGCTGGTATCGCGCTCCCCCGCCGGCCAGCTGGCGCGTTCGGCGGAGCCGATGTACCGTACCGTGCTGCGCCAGCGCCTGGCCTGCAATCCGCGCCTGCGCATCGTCGACCGCGCCAGCATCGTTGCCATCGCGGACGCCGGGGGCGGCGCCGACGTGACGCTGCGCGCCGAGGACGGTACGGCGTCCGCGCTGCGCGCCAGCCTGGTGCTGATCGCGCAGGGCCGTACGCCGGACACATCCATGACGGCGCAGCTGATCGCGGACGGCATCCCGGTCGTCGCCATCGGCGATGCGCTGCGGGGCGGGCGCATCGGCGACGCAGTCAATCACGCCTACGACGCCATTGTCGCGTTATGCGCGTCGGCGGCGCCATCACGCCAATTGGCGTGCTGA
- a CDS encoding SDR family NAD(P)-dependent oxidoreductase, translating into MRTRFEGRVALVTGAGRGMGQAIAEAFAAEGAAVVVAARTSASGAAVVAGIRARGGTAAAVGGDITDRAAVKTMVESASQAYGRLDIVVHCAADNGHGMVEQMADEAYDYLVRSNIQAPFWIAKDTLPLLSGAPARGRLIFISSATANRNYLPGLIPYVSSKAYLNSFARGLAVEAGPRNVLVNVVEPGLTATGRLMDRLTEDQVATIAAGFPVPRVGRPTDVAQAVLFLASDDASYITGASLLVDGGVSLVPLTGMPASMTGS; encoded by the coding sequence ATGCGTACAAGGTTCGAAGGCAGGGTGGCCCTGGTCACGGGCGCGGGGCGTGGGATGGGGCAGGCGATCGCGGAGGCATTCGCGGCCGAAGGCGCTGCGGTGGTCGTCGCCGCGCGGACAAGCGCGAGCGGCGCCGCTGTCGTTGCGGGCATCCGCGCACGCGGCGGCACCGCGGCCGCGGTCGGCGGCGACATCACGGACCGCGCCGCCGTGAAAACCATGGTCGAGTCGGCATCGCAAGCCTACGGCCGGCTGGACATCGTGGTGCATTGCGCGGCGGATAACGGTCACGGTATGGTCGAACAGATGGCCGACGAGGCTTACGATTACCTCGTGCGCAGCAACATCCAGGCACCGTTCTGGATCGCGAAAGATACGTTGCCTCTGCTGTCCGGGGCGCCGGCGCGCGGGCGGCTGATCTTCATCTCCTCCGCCACCGCCAACCGCAATTATCTGCCGGGTCTGATTCCCTACGTGTCGTCGAAGGCCTACCTGAATTCGTTCGCGCGCGGCCTTGCCGTCGAGGCCGGGCCGCGCAATGTGCTGGTCAACGTGGTCGAGCCCGGGTTGACGGCGACAGGGCGCCTGATGGACCGGCTCACGGAAGACCAGGTGGCCACGATCGCGGCCGGTTTCCCGGTGCCGCGGGTAGGGCGCCCAACGGATGTGGCGCAGGCGGTACTGTTCCTGGCATCCGACGACGCGTCCTACATCACGGGTGCAAGCCTGCTGGTGGACGGCGGGGTCAGCCTGGTACCGCTGACGGGGATGCCCGCATCGATGACCGGGTCATGA
- a CDS encoding Zn-ribbon domain-containing OB-fold protein produces the protein MSSLRPLPQLNELNRPFWTGGADGRLRMQRCQDCRHWQHPAGVCCPECLGRTLRFETLSGLATVEAFTLNYQPWFPGLDVPYVIAIVSLDEQKGVNLTTNIVGVRPDQVYIGQRVRVLFEAVEDVYLPLFTPIDTGGTAS, from the coding sequence ATGAGTTCTTTACGACCATTACCGCAACTGAACGAGCTGAACCGGCCGTTCTGGACCGGCGGCGCCGACGGACGGTTGCGCATGCAGCGTTGTCAGGATTGCCGTCATTGGCAGCACCCGGCGGGCGTGTGCTGCCCCGAATGTCTCGGCCGCACGCTGCGCTTCGAAACGCTGTCCGGCCTGGCGACAGTCGAGGCCTTCACATTGAACTACCAACCCTGGTTTCCCGGCCTCGACGTGCCGTATGTGATCGCGATCGTCAGCCTGGACGAGCAGAAAGGGGTGAACCTCACCACGAACATCGTCGGTGTCCGTCCGGACCAGGTATATATCGGCCAGCGCGTGCGCGTGCTGTTCGAAGCGGTGGAAGACGTTTACCTGCCGCTGTTCACGCCCATCGACACCGGAGGAACGGCATCATGA
- a CDS encoding acyl-CoA dehydrogenase family protein: MPLAGTAAVAQLVLEKGTNDALRAIAAALVSGEQHACLALAQRGGPGPAFRPDCRIEQGLLHGTVPMTPFGASADLALVPALQDGGFRLSLVALGQDTVQRQLHPAIDNSRAAAALRFDGARYIEVARDDAAREALWRTLGLAALAGAFEQIGGAASCLEMACSYALERKAFGQQIGRFQAIKGKLADMYIRIELARGCALDALAALEQGDAAWHGLAAAARIAATDAYDVAARENIQTHGAIGVTWEAMPHHHYRRARALAVELGSAVVWRERLLATCGLDLGLAA; this comes from the coding sequence TTGCCGCTCGCGGGGACGGCGGCGGTGGCGCAACTGGTGCTGGAGAAGGGAACCAACGACGCGTTGCGCGCGATCGCGGCCGCACTCGTGTCCGGCGAGCAGCATGCCTGCCTCGCGCTGGCGCAACGGGGCGGACCGGGGCCGGCATTCCGGCCGGACTGCCGGATCGAACAGGGCCTGCTGCACGGGACGGTACCGATGACGCCGTTTGGCGCGAGCGCCGACCTGGCATTGGTGCCCGCGCTGCAGGACGGTGGTTTTCGCCTGTCGCTGGTCGCGCTCGGCCAGGACACCGTGCAGCGCCAGCTGCATCCGGCCATCGACAACAGCCGGGCCGCGGCCGCCTTACGCTTCGACGGCGCCCGGTACATCGAGGTGGCGCGCGACGACGCGGCGCGCGAGGCGCTCTGGCGCACGCTTGGCCTGGCGGCGCTGGCGGGTGCGTTCGAACAGATCGGCGGAGCCGCATCCTGCCTGGAGATGGCGTGTTCCTATGCACTGGAACGCAAGGCTTTTGGCCAGCAGATCGGACGCTTCCAGGCCATCAAGGGCAAGCTTGCGGACATGTATATCCGCATCGAACTGGCGCGTGGCTGCGCACTGGATGCCCTCGCGGCGCTCGAGCAGGGTGACGCGGCATGGCATGGCCTGGCCGCCGCAGCCCGGATTGCCGCCACGGACGCCTATGACGTGGCGGCGCGCGAGAACATCCAGACGCACGGCGCCATCGGGGTGACGTGGGAGGCAATGCCGCATCATCATTACCGCCGCGCCCGCGCGCTGGCCGTGGAGCTGGGCAGCGCGGTGGTCTGGCGCGAGCGCCTGCTCGCCACGTGCGGGCTGGATCTCGGCCTGGCGGCCTGA
- a CDS encoding acyl-CoA dehydrogenase family protein encodes MSEIDSRPAAADLEAYRADAVAWLAANAPDYSGAARAGLTVAQDIDLGRAWQRLKADAGYAGITLPVRYGGAGRSELEKIIFCEEEMRYDLPVLYFGVSLGNPVPIMLRHAREEDRARLGPPAIRGEQIWCQLFSEPSAGTDLAALRLKAERRGDGWLLNGQKVWTSWAQIADWGVLIARTDPTLPKHAGLTYFYVDMKSPGITVRPIRRLVDDPDLNEVFFDDVYIPDTQRLGAVGEGFKVAIETLMIERYAVTDDSGYGPPLEAFLSLARESTINDRPALEDGEIRALVAQVFIERQGLRSIHRRAIAELAAGRAPGPEGAIRKLLLGRTRQRLGAAAIDLLGADGVRMAPDASQLRDFARSWMDPSLRIAGGTDEVLINTLAERVLGLPQDFRPDKGLPFNQS; translated from the coding sequence ATGAGCGAAATCGACAGCCGGCCCGCCGCCGCGGACCTGGAGGCCTACCGTGCCGACGCCGTCGCATGGCTTGCGGCAAACGCGCCGGATTATTCGGGCGCCGCGCGCGCCGGCCTGACCGTCGCCCAGGATATCGACCTCGGGCGGGCATGGCAGAGACTGAAGGCGGACGCCGGCTATGCCGGCATCACGTTGCCGGTGCGTTACGGCGGTGCCGGCCGCAGCGAGCTGGAAAAAATCATCTTCTGCGAAGAAGAAATGCGCTACGACCTGCCGGTACTCTATTTCGGCGTCAGCCTCGGCAACCCGGTGCCCATCATGCTGCGTCACGCGCGCGAGGAGGACAGGGCGAGGCTGGGGCCGCCCGCGATCCGTGGCGAGCAGATATGGTGCCAGCTGTTTTCCGAGCCGTCCGCTGGAACCGACCTGGCCGCCCTGCGCCTGAAAGCCGAACGTCGCGGCGACGGCTGGCTGCTGAACGGCCAGAAGGTCTGGACCAGCTGGGCCCAGATAGCGGACTGGGGCGTGCTGATCGCGCGTACCGATCCCACGCTGCCCAAGCATGCCGGTCTCACGTATTTTTATGTCGACATGAAGTCGCCCGGCATCACGGTGCGTCCCATCCGGCGCCTGGTGGACGACCCGGACCTGAACGAAGTGTTTTTCGACGACGTCTACATCCCCGATACGCAGCGCCTTGGCGCCGTCGGCGAGGGCTTCAAGGTCGCGATCGAAACGTTGATGATCGAGCGCTATGCCGTGACGGACGATTCCGGCTACGGGCCGCCGCTCGAAGCCTTCCTGTCGCTGGCACGCGAGTCCACGATCAACGACCGTCCCGCATTGGAAGACGGCGAAATACGCGCCCTGGTGGCGCAAGTGTTTATCGAGCGCCAGGGACTGCGCTCGATCCACCGGCGTGCAATCGCGGAGCTGGCGGCGGGACGCGCACCCGGCCCGGAAGGCGCGATCCGCAAACTGCTGCTGGGCCGGACCCGCCAACGCCTGGGCGCGGCCGCGATCGATCTGCTGGGTGCGGATGGCGTGCGCATGGCGCCGGACGCGTCCCAGTTGCGTGACTTCGCGCGCTCGTGGATGGACCCCAGCCTGCGCATCGCCGGCGGTACCGACGAGGTGCTGATCAATACCCTGGCCGAGCGCGTGCTGGGCCTGCCGCAGGATTTCAGGCCCGACAAGGGACTGCCATTCAATCAGAGCTGA
- a CDS encoding acyl-CoA dehydrogenase family protein: protein MNFEIEPADQAFREEVRAFLREHLPPEMAERTRRGFHFVREDQVAWTRILNKRGWSGQNWPREWGGTGWSPVRQLIFDEECFMAGAPAIDTSGFKMIGPIIMTYGSEALKREFGPRILNADVFWGQGFSEPNAGSDLASLGTTAVRDGDDYVINGRKIWTSYVEQADMIFMLVKTDPAARQRGISMLLVDKNAPGITIRPIIDIGESHSLNEVFFDDVRTPATLLVGEEGKGWTYAKSLLELERAFSGEWPRNKRNLEQLRAMACRERAGGGRLIDSPGFAERLAALEVELQGLEWLTLRALYEKGSNGGLPVGSLLKIRGSELLQRIGEMQVEALGDHAMYFYADPCHAAPEGALPAGPVLGPEYAPGVVTDYMYRRATTIYGGANEVQRTIVARTYLEL, encoded by the coding sequence ATGAATTTTGAGATCGAACCGGCCGACCAGGCCTTCCGCGAGGAAGTCCGCGCGTTCCTGCGCGAGCACCTGCCGCCCGAGATGGCCGAGCGCACCCGGCGCGGCTTCCATTTCGTGCGGGAAGACCAGGTGGCCTGGACGAGAATCCTGAACAAACGCGGATGGTCGGGCCAGAACTGGCCCCGGGAATGGGGCGGCACGGGGTGGTCGCCGGTGCGCCAGTTGATCTTCGACGAGGAGTGCTTCATGGCCGGCGCGCCGGCGATCGATACGTCGGGCTTCAAGATGATCGGTCCGATCATCATGACGTACGGCAGCGAAGCGCTGAAGCGGGAGTTCGGACCGCGCATCCTGAATGCCGATGTGTTCTGGGGCCAGGGATTCTCCGAGCCGAACGCCGGGTCCGACCTAGCGTCGCTCGGCACCACGGCGGTCAGGGACGGCGACGACTACGTCATCAATGGCCGCAAGATCTGGACGTCGTACGTCGAACAGGCCGACATGATCTTCATGCTGGTGAAGACGGATCCGGCGGCAAGGCAGCGGGGCATCTCGATGCTCCTCGTCGACAAGAACGCGCCCGGCATCACGATCCGGCCCATCATCGACATCGGCGAGAGCCATAGCCTGAACGAGGTGTTCTTCGACGATGTCCGCACGCCCGCCACGCTGCTGGTCGGCGAGGAGGGCAAGGGATGGACATATGCCAAGTCGCTGCTGGAACTGGAGCGCGCGTTCAGCGGCGAATGGCCGCGCAACAAGCGCAACCTGGAACAGTTGCGTGCGATGGCTTGCCGCGAACGTGCAGGTGGCGGGCGGCTGATCGACAGCCCCGGTTTCGCCGAACGGCTGGCGGCACTGGAGGTCGAATTGCAGGGGCTCGAATGGCTGACCCTGCGCGCCCTATATGAAAAGGGTAGCAACGGCGGCCTGCCGGTCGGTTCGCTGTTGAAGATCCGCGGTTCGGAGCTGCTGCAGCGGATCGGCGAGATGCAGGTCGAGGCACTCGGCGATCATGCGATGTACTTTTATGCCGACCCATGCCATGCCGCGCCGGAAGGCGCGTTGCCGGCGGGGCCGGTGCTCGGCCCCGAATACGCGCCGGGCGTGGTCACCGACTACATGTACCGACGCGCCACCACGATCTACGGCGGTGCCAACGAGGTACAGCGGACCATCGTCGCCCGCACCTATCTGGAGCTTTGA